Part of the Arthrobacter sp. MMS18-M83 genome is shown below.
GAAGCCGACGACGACGACGGCTGGCTCGTCTTCTCGACGGAACCACAGCGTCCGGCCGCCGAGACGTACCCGGCGGGCACCGCCGTCGAGCTCTCCACACAACTGCAGGCGTGGATGGTGCTGGAAGCCGCGGCGCGAGTCCGATAACAGCCCGCCTGTCGGTGCCGCGGCCTAGGCTGGAGCTGTGAATCCGATCCCGAGTCCGTTTCCTGTCACAGTGGTCGCTCCGCCGCCGGAATGGTGGCAGATCCTTGGCGCGCTCAGCCCGCTCGCTGTCCTTGCTGCGGCGATCGTTGCCGCGATAGTGGGACTCCTGTCCCTGCGGCAGAAGGCGCGGGCGGACGATAGGTCCGAGTGGTGGCGCCGCGCTCAGTGGGCGCTGGACGCGTCACTCTCCCGCAGCCGCTCCGAGGCCGAAATGGGCCAGAAAGCCATTGAGCTGCTGGGCCAAAGCGAGCTCGCGTCGCGGGAGGAACTCGCGCTCCTCAAAGTCGGCACTGAGGACGCCATCCTGGCAGCTGCCAAGGCATCGGAAACGCGCACCCTTACCCCTTCGCAACGTCCCGATTCGGTGAGCCCCGAGGACCGCAAAGTGCAGATCGCCGCCGCCAAGGCCAGGGTCATGTTGGACCGCCGGCTCGGCGAGGACACCCCGGGCTGGATTGTTGCGCTGTCCGCCGAGAATCCCGAAAAGCCCGAGTAAAGTCCCGGCTATTCTGCCACGGCAGGCTTTTTCTTCTGCGGATACGGGGTCTCCTGCCTCGCCAGCATCTCCACGAACCCAGCGATCTTCCTGGCCCGAGTCTCGGCCTTCTTCACCGAGTTGGTGCGGTAGATCAGGGAATAGCGGTTGACCGCGGTCAGCACATCGAACATCGCCTGGGCTTCGGGAACTGCGGCGATGGCGGCAGCGAGGTCCTCCGGGACTTCCGCATCGGCTTGGCCCACGTAGGCGGCTTCCCAGCGCCCGTCCGCCTTGGCGCTCTCCACGGCGGCCCATCCGGCCGGGGTCATCTTGCCCTCAGCTTCCAAACGGGCAATGTGTCCCACGTTCCGTTTGGACCATGGGCTTTTGGGGCCGCGGCGGGTCATGCGCTGGAAGACGCTTTCGTCGTCGCGCCTTCTGCCTTGGCCGTCGATCCAACCGAAACAAAGGGCCTCATCCAGGGCAGCGGCGTAGTCCAGTTCCGTCACGTTGCCGCCTTTTTTGTGCAGCACCAGCCAGACGCCGGGGCTATCGGTGCCATTCTTTTCGAGCCAGGCCCTCCATTCGGCAGCATCTTTGACGATCAGTTCTTCAAGTTCAACGGCCATGGCCCCATTCTGGTGCCAGCTAGGCTGAGACGAAAGCCCGCCACTTGCTCTGACCACGCGGTCCAGGCCCACGCCCACGCCCACGCCCACGCCCACGCCCACGCCCACGCCCCGGAGGATCCATGCTGCGCGTTCGTCCCATCCAGTTCACGTCCGACGTCGCTGGCTGGAAACACCTTCTTACGGCTCTGGGGCTGGTGTGCGTCGAGGACCGCGGGGATTGGTTGGAGTTCGACGCCGGCTCGGGCCGGGTGGCCTTGCACTGGGCTTCCGCAGACTCGCCCGACGACGGCGCGACCGCGTTCGGCGTCGAGGTCGGGGATCTGGCCGAGTTCGCCCGACGCACCATGGCCGACGGGACCCGTGCCGAACTGTTCGACGCCGATCACGGCCAGGCCGTCCGGATCACGGCCCACGACGGCTTCACGTTCCCGGCGGACAAGGCGACCAGCCACACGACCAGCCCGGAAGCGGACCCGGGGCTCGCCGTCGTCGCGACCTGGTTCACGCCGGACGTGCCAGGGGCCGCGCAGGAGTTGCGCAACATTGGCGCCCGACCGCGGAACATGTCCACCGACGCCGCGGATTTCAGCACGAAGAACGGCGGCATCATGTCGGTCCGGAAGTCTCCCGAGACCGCCACGGGAGGCCTCGCGTTCGAGTACGGCGGCGACCTCGCCGCACTCGAGGCCCGGCTCGCCGCCGCCGGGGTCGCCGCGGCCCTGGCCGGCTCGCTTCTTTCGGTTGCCACCCCGCGCGGCGGGACGATCAGCGTGGCCGGGCCCGCCTAACCAAACCCCCGCTCACCTTTACGGGCCTTTCCCCCGACGCTCCTGCAGATCTGAGGCCGTACAGCCGAACGCTCCTGCAGATCTGACGCCGTACAGCCGAACGCTCCTGCAGATCATCATCTGCAGGAGCGTTCGGCCGTTTAGGCTCATAAGTGAAGGAGCGTCGCCGCCCGGTTTGGCGACAAAGGTGAAGGAGCGTTGAGGGAATCCGGATCCGGCGAATCGCTCGACTCAATCCTGGCTGTCTGATTCGTAGGGAGTGGAACGGCATGGGATGGGGTAGAACTTAACCATGAGTGTTCGTACCCCTGATCCCTACTCCGGCTGGCTTTCCGATGAAGACCTCTTCGAAGCCCGCGGCCGCCTCCCCATGGTTTACGTGGAGGCGGTTCCCGTGCGTCTGGATCCACTCGGATTCGTCAACGAAGTAGGTACCCTGCTGCAAGGCGACGCCGACGGCACCATGGTCCGTTCCTTCGTTTCCGGCCGCGTGCTCTACCGGGAAACCATCCGCGCCGCGCTGTTGCGGCACATGGAAAAGGACCTCGGGCCGCTGGCCTTCCCCCAGTTGCCTGTCAGCCCCGTGCCGTTCACGGTGGCCGAATACTTCCCGGCCCCGTCGCAGACCGGTTTCACGGACGACCGCCAACACGCCGTGTCCCTCGTCTACGTCATCCCCGTGACGGGCGAATGCGAACCGCGCCAGGACGCCCTCGAGCTGACGTGGATGACCCCCCAGGAGATCCTCAGCGACGACGTGCAGCAGGAATTCAGCGGCGGCCGCGGCAATCTGGTGCGCCAGGCTTTGGCTTTTGCCGGCGTCGGACAGTAGCAGCAGCGGCGGGCAGTAGCCACCTCCCCGATTTGTTCGGCGGGTTTTATAGACTGTTGGGCGGACCCCAAGAGAACCAAAGGACTTCCGATGACTCACAGCCCGGCCGACCAGCAGTACCGTGAAAAACAGGCTGGGGCCCTGCAAATCGGGGACTACCTGTTCCTCCCCGGGGATGGTCCCGCGGAGGAAATCACGCATATAGAGCTCGAACACGACGATTTCGGTGTGCCCGCTCTCGTCCTGGTGACCACCGTCGACGGCAGAAACGTGCGGATTGCCATCGGCTCCAGCGTCCCCGTGGGCGAGGCGGCTGTCCCTATCGACGACGGTGCGCTGGCGGAGGAAGATCCTGCCACGCTCGCGGAGCCGGTTCCCGGCGACGCGCCCGACGGCGTTACCTCCGACGGCGGTGACGCACTCGCCGAGGCGGTTCCCGCCGTCGTCGTACCCCCTTTGCCCGCGGTGGCACCGACCGTCAGCGGGCAGGGTCCCGCGCAACTTGCGCTGATCCCGGAACCGACCGATTCCCCCGAGGACGTGGTGGCCGCCGCTGCCGAGGCGCACCCGGGCAGGAACGGCGTCGCGGTGCTGAGCGAACGCCTCGTGAAAGGCATCAACACGAAGTCGGGAAGCTGCCTGCGGGACCTGAGCGACCTGGCCCACGATCTCTTTATCGAGTTGCGGGATCCGGATCACGCCCTGGCCGTGGCCGACATCCTCAACGTGCTTCCCTACGACGGAAACCGCGACCGCTGGATGTCCGTGGAGCGTTCCCTCGCACTTTCCAGCTTCATTTGCCGTGAGCTCGGGCAAACGGAACGCGCCGAGGTCTACGATCAACTCCTGCAGGCACCGGATACCTTGGAGACAGATCCGTTCAAGGCCCGGATCAACGCCAAAGTCCGCCAGCGTGGGCTCAACGAACCGAATCTGTACGACAAGGAAATCTTCCGCTCCATCGACAACGGCAACCGCGATGCCGAGCGCGAATGGCGGTTGCTCCGCCTCGAAACCCTGTTGTTCCTGCGCTCGCATGGCGGCTCGACCACCCTTGGCGTGGGCGAACTCGATCACCGGATCGCGAACGAACTCGAGGCTGTGCGGGCCTAGGCGCTATCGGAGGATTCCGCAAGACCTGTCGCGTTCGCTCCAACGGCGGTAGATTCGGGCCATGACGAACAATCTGAGCGTTGTGGTTAATGCCGACGCGCAGCAAGTTTGGACTTCGCTGCGTGAACCGTCGCTCGTGGCTCAATGGCACGGCTGGGAGGCCGATGAGCTTGGCGACGAAATCAACCAAATCTATTTCACCACCAACGTGGTTGAAAATTCCGACCATACAAGCCTCACCGTGAATGGCGGAGACGTCTTCGAACTCACCCCGGTCAGTGGAGGCACCGAGGTCCGCGTGACGCGGGCTGCCTTGGACCACGATTCCGAATGGGCAGCCTGGGACGAGGACATCACCCAGGGTTGGTTGACCTTCCTACACCAACTTCGGTTCGCTCTGGAGCGCCATCCGCACGGGCACCGGCGCACGCACTTTGTCTCCCTGCCCGGCGGTAGCGGCTCTGGCATCCAGAAACTGGGGCTGGCCGACGTTCCGGCTCCTGGGGAGGAATACTCGCTGACGTTGCGCACGGGCGAGGCCCTCTCCGGCAAAGTCTGGTTCCGGAGCAATCATCAGGTTGGCCTGACCGTGCACAGCTATGCGGAGCACGGGGACGGTCTGCTGATTGTGGCGGACCAGCCGGTGATTCCGGAGAAAAGGCCCGACGGCGGGACTGTCGTGATCGCTTCGACCTACGACTTGGGTGCCGCCGGCCTGGACTCGATCCGCTCCCATTGGGACAGCTGGAAGGCTGAGAACTACCCCACAGAGGTGCATTCGCACTGACGATTCACGCTCCGGGGCTGGCAGACTGTAACGGTGCCAGCCGATTCCTCCCTGCCTCATTCACGGTCTAGCCCCGAGTCCGATCCTTCCGCGCTCAGGACTGCCCGGCAGTCCGCGTTTTCGTTCGAGGTGGGCGCACGGCTCAGCGAAACGCGTCCGCCGTCGTCGGACCGTTCGGAAGGCAAGCGCGGAGACTTCCTGGGCCGGACCGGGACCATCACCACACCGCACGGCGAGATCCAGACGCCCGCGTTCATCGCCGTCGGGACCAAAGCCACGGTCAAGGCAGTGCTGCCCGAATCCATGAAGGAACTCGGCGCGCAGGCGCTGCTGGCCAATGCCTACCACCTGTATCTGCAACCGGGCCCGGAAATCCTGGACGCGGCGGGCGGGCTCGGCGCGTTCATGAACTGGGATGGGCCCACGTTTACCGACTCGGGCGGATTCCAGGTGATGAGCCTCGGCTCCGGGTTCAAGAAGGTCATCGACATGACGTTCGTGGACACGTCCGGGCCTGATGACGCGGTGGCCCCGGGCAAGGAGCGGCTTGCCCATGTGGACGAGGACGGCGTGTGGTTCAAGTCGCACCTGAACGGGGACCGGCACCGCTTCTCGCCGGAGATTTCCATGCGGGTGCAGCACCAGATCGGCGCCGACATCATGTTTGCCTTCGATGAGCTGACCACCCTGCAGAACTCCCGTGGCTACCAAGAGGAATCCTTGGAGCGGACGCGTCGCTGGGCCGAGCGCTGCGTGGTGGAGCATCAGCGCCTGACCGCTTCTCGCGTAGGGAAGCCGTACCAGGCATTGTTCGGGGTCATTCAGGGGGCGCAGTACGAGGACCTCCGCCGCAAAGCATGCCGGGACCTTGGCGGGATGCCCTTTGACGGTTTCGGCATCGGCGGCGCCTTGGAGAAGGAGAACCTCGGCACCATTGTGCGTTGGTGCAACGAGGAACTTCCCGAGAACAAGCCCCGGCACCTCCTGGGAATCTCCGAACCGGACGACATCTTCACAGCCATCGAAAACGGTGCCGATACCTTCGATTGCGTCTCCCCCACCCGCGTGGCACGCAACTCGGCGTTCTACACGCCGTCCGGACGGTTCAACCTTGCGGGGGCTCGCTACAAGAGAGATTTCGGACCCCTGCAGGATGGCTGCGACTGCTACACCTGCGCCAACTATTCGCGGGCGTACATTCACCACCTGTACAAGGCCCACGAGATGGTCTCGGCCACGCTCATTTCCATCCACAACGAGCGCTTCGTGGTGAAGATGGTGGACGACGCGCGACTGGCCATCGAATCCGGGGACTTCTTCGAGTTCAAGGCCGAGACTCTGGGGCGATACTACCCCTAGGCCCCGGTTGCCTCCCGTCGAAATCGCCGGAACCGTGCCGGTTCGCCGGAGCGTTCGGGCGACCCAGCACCGTTCCGGCGACCCCACGTTTTCCACATAGCCGACCACGCAGCTTCCGCCGGCCTCGACGGCCAGCGAGGCTGGATCAATGACGCTTTCCCAGCCGCCTTCGCTCCCGGACAAGGGAAACCTTTGGCGCACCGATCAACTCCACGCACATGGGCTTAATTCCCGCGCAATCCAGCTCTTGGTGCGTAGCGGCAAGCTTGTCCGGCTACGGTACGGCTGCTATGTCCGGGCCGCGCTCTGGGAGAAGCAATCCGCTTGGCTCCGAAGCACGCAACTAATCTACGCACATGCCCATGGAACGCTTACGACGTCGGCGGGAGACTTCGTGTACAGCCACACCTCGGCGGCGCGACTACACCGCCTCTTCCTCTGGAACGTTGACGACCTCATCCACATCCTGCTGCGGGTCCGGCCGTCCAGCGAGCGCCTCGGCAAGGACGTCCGCGGACACACACGGCCTTTCGACGAGACGGACATCGTGACAATCGGGAACTTGCGGGTCACGTCCTTGGAGCGGACCGTGGTGGATTGCGCCATGCTACTCAGCTACAAGCACGCGTTGGTGCTCATGGACCATGCCCTCAGGCTTGGCGCTGATCGTGCGCAAATGCAGGCCATGGCCGACTCATTGGATGGCCGACGCGGCGTCAGGAACCTTCGAAAGGCCCTGGTCAACGCTGATCCACGATCCGAGTTGGCGGGCGAAACCTTGTGCCGCGAACTCATCTCCCGGCTGAAGTTGCCGATGCCCGAACCGCAGGTTGAGGTGCAGAGCCGGGCAGGCCGGCATCGGCTCGACTTTGCCTGGCGGGAGGCAAAGGTCGCGTTGGAATTCGATGGCGAGGTCAAGTACTTCGATTTCAAGCCAACAGCCGAGGTGATTTTCCAGGAGCGGCGCCGGGAGAAGGCCCTTAGCGAGGACGGCTGGCGTTTCGTCCGCGTGGAATGGAAGCACCTCTTTCGCGAGCAGGAATTCAAGAACCGGGTACTGAACGCCCTCCGTCGTTAGCATGCCGCCGAACCAGCCCGCCGTCGTCGAGATCGCCGGAACGCGCCCCGGTCGCCGAAACGCTCGGGCGAGCCGGCACCGTTCCGGCGAGCTCGCGCTTTGGAGACCCTTAGGGGCGGTCCGTCGTCGT
Proteins encoded:
- the tgt gene encoding tRNA guanosine(34) transglycosylase Tgt, whose amino-acid sequence is MPHSRSSPESDPSALRTARQSAFSFEVGARLSETRPPSSDRSEGKRGDFLGRTGTITTPHGEIQTPAFIAVGTKATVKAVLPESMKELGAQALLANAYHLYLQPGPEILDAAGGLGAFMNWDGPTFTDSGGFQVMSLGSGFKKVIDMTFVDTSGPDDAVAPGKERLAHVDEDGVWFKSHLNGDRHRFSPEISMRVQHQIGADIMFAFDELTTLQNSRGYQEESLERTRRWAERCVVEHQRLTASRVGKPYQALFGVIQGAQYEDLRRKACRDLGGMPFDGFGIGGALEKENLGTIVRWCNEELPENKPRHLLGISEPDDIFTAIENGADTFDCVSPTRVARNSAFYTPSGRFNLAGARYKRDFGPLQDGCDCYTCANYSRAYIHHLYKAHEMVSATLISIHNERFVVKMVDDARLAIESGDFFEFKAETLGRYYP
- a CDS encoding VOC family protein — its product is MLRVRPIQFTSDVAGWKHLLTALGLVCVEDRGDWLEFDAGSGRVALHWASADSPDDGATAFGVEVGDLAEFARRTMADGTRAELFDADHGQAVRITAHDGFTFPADKATSHTTSPEADPGLAVVATWFTPDVPGAAQELRNIGARPRNMSTDAADFSTKNGGIMSVRKSPETATGGLAFEYGGDLAALEARLAAAGVAAALAGSLLSVATPRGGTISVAGPA
- a CDS encoding YdeI/OmpD-associated family protein; translated protein: MAVELEELIVKDAAEWRAWLEKNGTDSPGVWLVLHKKGGNVTELDYAAALDEALCFGWIDGQGRRRDDESVFQRMTRRGPKSPWSKRNVGHIARLEAEGKMTPAGWAAVESAKADGRWEAAYVGQADAEVPEDLAAAIAAVPEAQAMFDVLTAVNRYSLIYRTNSVKKAETRARKIAGFVEMLARQETPYPQKKKPAVAE
- a CDS encoding NUDIX hydrolase family protein, encoding MSVRTPDPYSGWLSDEDLFEARGRLPMVYVEAVPVRLDPLGFVNEVGTLLQGDADGTMVRSFVSGRVLYRETIRAALLRHMEKDLGPLAFPQLPVSPVPFTVAEYFPAPSQTGFTDDRQHAVSLVYVIPVTGECEPRQDALELTWMTPQEILSDDVQQEFSGGRGNLVRQALAFAGVGQ
- a CDS encoding type IV toxin-antitoxin system AbiEi family antitoxin domain-containing protein; protein product: MTLSQPPSLPDKGNLWRTDQLHAHGLNSRAIQLLVRSGKLVRLRYGCYVRAALWEKQSAWLRSTQLIYAHAHGTLTTSAGDFVYSHTSAARLHRLFLWNVDDLIHILLRVRPSSERLGKDVRGHTRPFDETDIVTIGNLRVTSLERTVVDCAMLLSYKHALVLMDHALRLGADRAQMQAMADSLDGRRGVRNLRKALVNADPRSELAGETLCRELISRLKLPMPEPQVEVQSRAGRHRLDFAWREAKVALEFDGEVKYFDFKPTAEVIFQERRREKALSEDGWRFVRVEWKHLFREQEFKNRVLNALRR
- a CDS encoding SRPBCC domain-containing protein; translated protein: MTNNLSVVVNADAQQVWTSLREPSLVAQWHGWEADELGDEINQIYFTTNVVENSDHTSLTVNGGDVFELTPVSGGTEVRVTRAALDHDSEWAAWDEDITQGWLTFLHQLRFALERHPHGHRRTHFVSLPGGSGSGIQKLGLADVPAPGEEYSLTLRTGEALSGKVWFRSNHQVGLTVHSYAEHGDGLLIVADQPVIPEKRPDGGTVVIASTYDLGAAGLDSIRSHWDSWKAENYPTEVHSH
- a CDS encoding DUF6707 family protein, translating into MTHSPADQQYREKQAGALQIGDYLFLPGDGPAEEITHIELEHDDFGVPALVLVTTVDGRNVRIAIGSSVPVGEAAVPIDDGALAEEDPATLAEPVPGDAPDGVTSDGGDALAEAVPAVVVPPLPAVAPTVSGQGPAQLALIPEPTDSPEDVVAAAAEAHPGRNGVAVLSERLVKGINTKSGSCLRDLSDLAHDLFIELRDPDHALAVADILNVLPYDGNRDRWMSVERSLALSSFICRELGQTERAEVYDQLLQAPDTLETDPFKARINAKVRQRGLNEPNLYDKEIFRSIDNGNRDAEREWRLLRLETLLFLRSHGGSTTLGVGELDHRIANELEAVRA